AAAACAAAAGTGACGAGCAAAAGCAGGCGAGAACATGATCCTTTTAGTATGGGAGCTTCAAAATCTAAGAGATGATGAATGGGTATGAGGGTGGAGACGATAGACAAGGTCGAAGGAATGATAAGAACGAGGAATGAGGGGTAGGGGTGGAGGTTAGATataatttatcttttaaaaaataaggaGTATTATATGAGAATATACAAAAAGGGATgttctagaaaaaaaaattaattttttataaataaagagATTATTTTCATGATTCACTTgcttatgatttatttataacaAAGTAAACTTATATTGAATCATCAAAATAAGATAGAATGATTCGATTTTAATGTTTGCTCTGATTTTGAATCATTAATTAAATCCTTGAGTTAATTAGTCCAATgacatgtttaatattttttaaaaataaaaataattacatatttatttttaaaaatataaataaatattataatttattttttataatatagtgGAAGAGAATGATAGAACCAGAGTTTATTTATATGTTGATAGAATGACAGAATGAAGTTTTATTCTCTTTCATCTTATAATAGAAAGACACAAATATGTatccaaaatttaattttttttttataataatgtaATCCTTTATTGTTTAAATGATCtccgattataatttttttatttgattgatcGGTACGATTCTAATATAAACCAATGACGATATTTATTACGATAGAAATTAAGATGAGTTCTTTCTTTCTAACCTCTATTTTTATGTTTCTTAATTCCATTTTTCATTTTGTATTAATCTATTTTGTAATTATGTCTTGAATGTTATATTTACGGTTTTTATCCAATAATAATTGATTGGGCacgatatatatgcatacataataaagatataatatgtatattatgtatatatatatatacatatatacatatacatatgtatatatgtatatatatatacatatatacatatacatatgtatatacacatatattcatatacatacatatatatatatatatatatatatatgtatatacacacatatattcatatacatacatacatatatatatatatatatatatatatatatatatatatatatatatatatatatatatatatatatatatatatatatatatatatatattcctgcaACTCTCCTCTGTTGTGTGACGTGTTTTGGGGGAAAAGATTCCATCTTTGGCTGAAGCCCTCCATCGAATTCTCTCGTCGAGAGAAAGCCCTAATCGGAGAAACGAGGTAGCGATCTCTACCTTCTCGATCTCGTTAGCTTTTGTGCGGTGCGACAAGTCTCTAATTTTATCGTATTGAGCACACCCCTCACCTCAAATTGCCATCTTTGCATCTCGGACGATTTTTGATGGAGTTCGATCGATGGTAGTTGAAATTTTCTTGCTGGATTTTATCGTCCTTAGTTGAAACGATGCGCTCGCTTCGGTCGAAGTGTGAATTTGTGTCCTCGATGTTGAGGCTCATTGCTGTTGTTTCTCTTTGTTCTTCTGTTGGTAGATGAATTCATACGGTGGATCTATGCGATTTAACGGGTGGTTTTCCGAGCCCTAAGTTGGCTGTAGAATGATATGCTTGGAACCAATTCGCGATATGGATTGACAAAGATTGAGTTTTTGATCCAAGAAACCTAATTGGATACACGATCGTCGTGGGAAAGGGGGTAATTAGATGGAATTCTTCGATGCTAACACTCATTTGCCTCCTCGGAAGCGCCTGCTCGCTGAACTGAAGAGGGACAGTTCTGATTTTGATTGCCTGCCACCAATTCCTTCTGTTTCTGGGGATTTTGGTGCTCAGCTTCGCGATGTTATTAGCTCTCCGAGTTCAACTCCGGAAGAGGTCATTGAGGTCGCAAAGTCCGTTGCTTTGGCCACTGCCGAAGTTGCAACGGCAGCAAGAAACGCTGCAACCGAGAAAGCAGCCGCAGCTGCAAAGGCCAAAGCTGCTGCCAAGAGTGCACTGCTGTTTCTGGATTTGATTTCGAGGAGCAGGAATCTGAGAAAGGGTTGCTTGAGCAAACACAAAGTGAGGAAGAAACAGATTCCCATAGAGCTCTTGTATAAGACTCACCTTCCTGCGGGGAGCCAAGAAGCAGATGAAGAACTTGCCAGGAAATTGCATCTTGCAATGAATAGTTCACCTAGACTTTCAAATAATAACCGAAAGTGCATTCAAAACTTTGGGAGAGAAGTTCATTGTAATGGCAATGGTGTCTGCATAGAAAAGTCACCTGTTTTGCACAAGGATAGTGTCAGGATGACTGATAAGTATTTTATAGATAAATCAAAAGAGAAGATCGAGGGTTGTTCCGAAGCTGAGGGGGAGCAAGAAGAATCCGATTACTGCACAGAGGAACAAAAGTGTGGGTCTAGGGTTAGAGTGATAACCGAGGGTAGGAAAGtgagaattaagcaaaagaagTTGCCTTTGAGTCAATATGGCCTTGGAGATCAAGCAGAGGTAAAAAAAATTGTCGCCCTCTGCAAACCATCAATCTTTCACTAGAAATCCAAATTTTGGCTCTGCAGAAACTAAGATGTCTTCAGATCATGCAAATCCTTCTAATGATGGTAGGATGTCGACAAATATTACATTGGCATAGAAATACAAGAAGATCAAGGTGTCACAACGCTCTTCTGATAGCATGATTTTGCCTGCTTCATGTTAAAAAATCCTTCAGCAAGGTGATTTCTACTGTTGAGTAGTAATGTTGGCATTCTCAGAATTTATAGTAGGTAATAAATTTCATATGCAATCTGAAGAGGGTGTCAAACTGACCCTCTGCAGAATGGTTGTATATTATATGGTTTTCTTCTACAAGGTTTGTTTTTGTTTCCATGTTTAGTCGTGGCTTACTTTGGTTTGTTTTAATGTGTCACCTGATGTAATTGTTACGTCTACATCTTTGTGTTACTTGTATTAATAAATCAGTAATAAGTATTTCATAGTTACGATGGACACCATACTGATTCTCATTTCATTT
The DNA window shown above is from Musa acuminata AAA Group cultivar baxijiao chromosome BXJ2-4, Cavendish_Baxijiao_AAA, whole genome shotgun sequence and carries:
- the LOC135610103 gene encoding uncharacterized protein LOC135610103, whose translation is MEFFDANTHLPPRKRLLAELKRDSSDFDCLPPIPSVSGDFGAQLRDVISSPSSTPEEVIEVAKSVALATAEVATAARNAATEKAAAAAKAKAAAKSALLFLDLISRSRNLRKGCLSKHKVRKKQIPIELLYKTHLPAGSQEADEELARKLHLAMNSSPRLSNNNRKCIQNFGREVHCNGNGVCIEKSPVLHKDSVRMTDKYFIDKSKEKIEGCSEAEGEQEESDYCTEEQKCGSRVRVITEGRKVRIKQKKLPLSQYGLGDQAEVKKIVALCKPSIFH